In a genomic window of Aeromonas veronii:
- a CDS encoding phage baseplate assembly protein V, producing the protein MNPALADLHRLIANMIRIGTVSAVRSGACRVKTGEIETDWRPYLVPRSGATRRRARPTLGEQVLLLCMSGDLATAYVLPAVHQDAHPEPAASDDNPDLDRIEYPDGAVLEYNPKTSALTVSGIKTANITASTSVTLTTPLVECTRALKVGTTIEAGSTITAGGKVTAPSATIGGIEVTTHKHGGVSTGSGQTGGPQ; encoded by the coding sequence ATGAACCCAGCACTCGCAGATCTGCACCGCCTCATCGCCAATATGATCCGCATCGGCACCGTCAGCGCCGTGCGATCAGGGGCCTGCAGAGTCAAAACCGGCGAAATCGAAACCGACTGGCGCCCCTATCTGGTGCCGCGCTCGGGGGCGACCCGTCGCCGTGCCCGTCCAACCCTGGGCGAGCAGGTGTTACTGCTCTGCATGTCCGGCGATCTCGCCACCGCCTACGTACTGCCCGCCGTCCATCAAGACGCGCACCCAGAACCCGCCGCCAGCGATGACAACCCGGATCTCGACCGCATCGAATACCCCGATGGCGCCGTGCTGGAATACAACCCAAAAACCAGCGCCCTCACGGTCAGCGGCATCAAAACCGCAAACATCACGGCCAGCACCAGCGTCACGCTGACCACCCCGCTGGTTGAGTGCACCCGTGCGCTGAAGGTGGGCACCACCATCGAAGCGGGCAGCACCATCACCGCAGGGGGCAAGGTCACCGCCCCCTCTGCCACCATCGGCGGCATCGAGGTCACGACCCATAAACACGGCGGGGTCAGCACCGGCAGCGGCCAGACCGGAGGCCCGCAATGA
- a CDS encoding helix-turn-helix domain-containing protein produces the protein MTPADIKQARLALGLSQTEMCRALGLTSVMTYAKWEQGTSKPTSGSINAVSMLAFLHRHGLLREWLAQQTPSDSAAE, from the coding sequence ATGACGCCAGCTGACATTAAACAGGCCAGGTTAGCGCTTGGCCTTAGCCAAACAGAGATGTGCCGCGCGCTGGGGCTGACCAGCGTCATGACCTACGCCAAATGGGAGCAGGGAACCAGCAAGCCGACCTCGGGATCCATCAACGCGGTCAGCATGCTGGCGTTCCTGCACCGGCATGGCCTGCTGCGTGAGTGGCTGGCACAGCAAACCCCATCAGACAGCGCCGCAGAATAA
- a CDS encoding phage virion morphogenesis protein — protein MAEDQLTQLGLEAQALAASLSAAGRRKLAAELARTLRATQAERIRANLQPDGTPMAPRKPRQAIKGRRGALRRKMFGKLISARWLKATASPNEVSLAFVGSANRLATTHHFGLRERIKGQTIQYPARELLGLAKGDLDRIEQAMLDHLTK, from the coding sequence ATGGCCGAAGATCAGCTGACGCAACTCGGCCTCGAAGCCCAGGCACTGGCCGCCAGCCTCAGCGCGGCCGGTCGCCGCAAGCTGGCCGCCGAGCTGGCCCGCACCCTGCGCGCGACGCAGGCCGAGCGCATCCGCGCCAACCTCCAGCCAGACGGCACCCCCATGGCCCCGCGCAAACCGCGCCAAGCCATCAAGGGCCGCCGGGGCGCGTTGCGCCGCAAGATGTTCGGCAAACTCATCAGCGCCCGCTGGCTCAAGGCCACCGCCAGCCCCAACGAGGTTAGCCTAGCCTTTGTCGGCAGCGCCAACAGGCTGGCCACCACCCACCACTTCGGCCTGCGCGAGCGCATCAAGGGCCAGACCATCCAATACCCCGCCCGCGAACTGCTCGGCCTCGCCAAGGGCGACCTCGACCGCATCGAGCAAGCCATGCTCGACCACCTGACCAAATAA
- a CDS encoding phage tail protein produces MNKPQQIRDVLYQCLPELNKNRERLTLVINKGNAVATGAASMSFEWQYELQIGVIDFAGHPDAVMVPLLLWLRQYQPELFTNPDRRDNAVTIEVEYLARDLVDMLITVPLTERVRVTKDETGMRWEHLQEPPEDPYDGMTWELFINDQPQPWPPAPGDTWPKIS; encoded by the coding sequence ATGAATAAACCGCAGCAGATCCGCGACGTGCTCTATCAATGCCTGCCAGAGCTCAACAAAAACCGCGAGCGCCTGACCCTGGTCATCAACAAGGGCAACGCCGTCGCCACCGGCGCCGCCAGCATGTCGTTTGAATGGCAATACGAATTGCAGATCGGCGTCATCGACTTCGCCGGCCATCCTGATGCCGTGATGGTGCCGCTGCTGCTCTGGCTGCGCCAATACCAGCCTGAGCTGTTCACCAATCCGGATCGCCGCGACAACGCCGTGACCATCGAGGTCGAATATCTGGCGCGGGATCTGGTCGATATGCTGATCACCGTGCCGCTCACCGAGCGGGTGCGCGTCACGAAAGACGAAACCGGCATGCGCTGGGAGCACCTGCAAGAGCCGCCAGAAGATCCCTACGACGGCATGACCTGGGAGCTGTTTATCAATGACCAGCCTCAGCCATGGCCGCCCGCGCCGGGGGACACATGGCCGAAGATCAGCTGA
- a CDS encoding DUF2514 domain-containing protein, with protein MWISLLTGRWGKWLAIMLAALALSLMIKSLHADGYRKGAAATEAAWQSKWDRQLASHAQALADASERQRQIEHRYQEQLESIQHDGQLRLDAALADAAAAADESDRLQRTARELARRAGRQCPTATTAASGQTTQPAAVLLADVLGRADRRAGELAALADRAIAAGIACQRAYDAVRNQP; from the coding sequence ATGTGGATTAGCCTGCTGACCGGCCGCTGGGGCAAGTGGCTCGCCATCATGCTGGCCGCTTTGGCGCTGTCGCTGATGATCAAGAGCCTGCACGCCGATGGCTATCGAAAAGGCGCAGCCGCCACCGAAGCCGCATGGCAAAGCAAATGGGATCGCCAACTCGCCAGCCACGCCCAGGCACTGGCTGACGCCAGCGAGCGCCAGCGCCAGATCGAACACCGCTATCAGGAACAACTGGAGAGCATCCAACATGATGGACAACTACGCCTCGATGCCGCGCTGGCTGATGCCGCTGCTGCTGCTGATGAGTCTGACCGCCTGCAGCGCACCGCCCGCGAACTGGCCCGCCGCGCCGGTCGCCAATGCCCAACTGCCACCACTGCCGCCAGCGGCCAGACAACCCAGCCAGCCGCCGTTCTGCTCGCCGACGTGCTCGGCCGCGCTGACCGTCGAGCGGGTGAACTGGCAGCACTGGCTGATCGAGCCATCGCCGCAGGCATCGCCTGCCAGCGCGCCTATGATGCCGTCAGGAACCAACCATGA
- a CDS encoding N-acetylmuramidase family protein encodes MTRTLTLGAVGSDVTLLQQRLTAAGYPANPDGWFGDKTRAALLDYQRDHLITMTGTAGQRTLASLLGAASDKQLTITHLRAAAAQLGVSVAKLAAFADVESAGEGFDSAGRPVVLFERHVFHRQIAAHLGQAKADALAAAYPQLCNPQRGGYVGGAGEWQRLTMAMGLHRAAAIESASWGMFQVMGYHWQANGMADAEAWRAAMCQSEADQLAAVVGFIGRDAKLLAALQAGNWKEVARRYNGPAYADNRYDQRLAAAHRHFAVIYPDEVSHVD; translated from the coding sequence ATGACCCGCACCCTGACCCTCGGCGCTGTCGGCAGTGACGTAACCCTGCTGCAACAGCGCCTCACCGCCGCCGGCTACCCCGCCAACCCGGACGGCTGGTTTGGCGATAAAACCCGCGCCGCCCTGCTCGACTATCAGCGCGATCACCTCATCACCATGACCGGCACCGCAGGCCAGCGCACCCTCGCCAGCCTGCTCGGCGCCGCCTCGGATAAACAGCTCACCATCACCCACCTGCGCGCGGCCGCCGCCCAGCTGGGGGTATCGGTTGCCAAGTTGGCCGCCTTTGCCGATGTTGAAAGCGCCGGTGAGGGCTTTGACTCAGCCGGTCGCCCCGTCGTGCTGTTCGAACGCCACGTGTTCCATCGCCAGATCGCCGCGCACCTCGGCCAAGCCAAGGCCGATGCGCTGGCCGCCGCTTATCCGCAGCTGTGCAACCCGCAGCGCGGTGGCTACGTCGGTGGGGCTGGCGAATGGCAACGCCTGACCATGGCCATGGGGCTGCACCGCGCCGCCGCCATCGAATCGGCAAGCTGGGGCATGTTTCAAGTGATGGGCTATCACTGGCAGGCCAATGGCATGGCCGATGCCGAAGCATGGCGGGCCGCCATGTGCCAGAGCGAGGCGGATCAACTCGCCGCGGTCGTCGGGTTTATCGGCCGCGATGCCAAACTGCTGGCCGCCCTGCAGGCAGGCAATTGGAAAGAAGTGGCCCGCCGCTACAACGGCCCGGCCTATGCCGACAACCGCTATGACCAGCGCCTCGCCGCCGCCCATCGCCACTTTGCAGTCATCTATCCCGACGAGGTGAGCCATGTGGATTAG
- a CDS encoding phage holin family protein produces MLIAYALLMALISLRLMTYRRGGDRYRLLPTLLAYLMAVAAGSVPLRALLGSLPPPDASSVLLAAVVLVALCDAGGSTARLLPKRKGRARTTTAWDVYRRDLP; encoded by the coding sequence ATGCTCATTGCCTACGCCCTGCTGATGGCCCTCATCAGCCTGCGCCTGATGACCTACCGCCGCGGCGGTGACCGCTACCGCCTGCTGCCCACCCTGCTCGCCTACCTGATGGCCGTCGCCGCCGGGTCGGTGCCGCTGCGCGCCCTGCTGGGCAGCCTGCCGCCGCCAGATGCCTCGTCCGTGCTGCTCGCCGCCGTGGTGCTGGTCGCCCTGTGCGATGCAGGCGGCAGTACCGCTCGCCTGCTGCCCAAGCGCAAAGGCCGCGCGCGCACCACTACCGCCTGGGATGTATACCGGAGGGATTTACCATGA
- a CDS encoding phage holin family protein, which produces MPEPISSGTAASTVTGLAVLSLLPGLDADVVMGAFAGALIWICTTEELGILRRLALFVAAFMVGLHGAGFCAALLGTITPESLAVPRAVGALVASAITVRLLQFVLRKSPDDLLNLLRRRG; this is translated from the coding sequence TTGCCTGAACCCATCTCGAGCGGCACCGCCGCCAGCACCGTCACCGGGCTGGCCGTCTTGTCGCTGCTCCCCGGCCTCGATGCCGATGTCGTCATGGGCGCCTTCGCGGGCGCCCTGATCTGGATCTGCACCACCGAGGAGCTTGGCATCCTGCGCCGTCTCGCCCTGTTCGTCGCGGCGTTCATGGTCGGGCTGCATGGCGCCGGGTTCTGCGCCGCCCTGCTCGGCACCATCACCCCGGAATCGCTCGCCGTGCCGCGCGCCGTGGGGGCGCTGGTTGCCTCGGCCATCACCGTCCGGCTGCTGCAGTTTGTCCTGCGCAAATCGCCGGATGATCTGCTCAACCTGCTGCGCCGGAGGGGGTGA
- a CDS encoding TraR/DksA C4-type zinc finger protein — MSRLDDELERIDAINDLRIAAKVHAARISGTGPLRCIDCDNVIPQARREAVRGCERCIECQTESDLIQRQRTGGSIA; from the coding sequence ATGAGCCGCCTTGACGACGAACTCGAACGCATAGACGCCATCAACGACCTGCGCATCGCCGCCAAGGTGCACGCCGCCCGCATCAGCGGCACCGGCCCCTTGCGCTGCATCGACTGTGACAACGTCATCCCGCAGGCCCGCCGCGAGGCCGTGCGCGGCTGCGAACGCTGCATCGAATGCCAAACCGAATCTGACCTGATACAACGCCAACGCACCGGAGGATCAATTGCCTGA
- a CDS encoding tail protein X — translation MQLRAIQGDTLDLLLHRYYGYTAGITEQVLALNPRLAELGPVLPIGTLVTLPDAPTQAAVTQINLWD, via the coding sequence ATGCAGCTGCGCGCCATCCAGGGCGACACCCTCGACCTGTTGCTCCATCGCTATTACGGCTACACCGCCGGCATCACCGAACAGGTGCTGGCGCTGAATCCGCGCCTTGCCGAGCTGGGGCCAGTGCTGCCCATCGGCACCCTTGTCACCCTGCCAGACGCGCCCACCCAGGCAGCCGTCACGCAGATCAACCTGTGGGACTGA
- a CDS encoding head completion/stabilization protein, with protein MTSGFIPTPTPEQDEGVITAGLFWPPISLPDMRATMRTDGTVTTERLRHAVINAISQVQADLAVWAASKQAAGYLSLDAVPATLIDEESILALWYRRAVYSYARASLYERYLDSAATAEAVKDASAKDLTADDLYRDARFAIRDILGVSHTTVELI; from the coding sequence ATGACCAGCGGTTTTATCCCCACCCCCACGCCAGAACAGGACGAGGGCGTCATCACAGCCGGGCTATTCTGGCCGCCCATCTCGCTGCCTGACATGCGCGCCACCATGCGCACCGATGGCACCGTCACCACCGAGCGCCTGCGCCATGCCGTGATCAACGCCATCAGCCAGGTACAGGCCGATCTGGCCGTCTGGGCCGCCAGCAAACAGGCCGCCGGCTATCTCAGCCTCGATGCCGTGCCAGCCACCCTGATTGACGAAGAGTCCATTCTGGCGCTCTGGTATCGGCGCGCCGTCTACAGCTACGCCCGCGCCAGCCTGTACGAGCGCTATCTCGACAGCGCGGCCACCGCCGAGGCGGTCAAAGATGCCAGCGCCAAAGATTTGACGGCCGATGATCTCTACCGCGATGCCCGTTTCGCGATCCGCGACATCCTCGGCGTCAGCCACACGACAGTGGAGCTGATCTGA
- the gpM gene encoding phage terminase small subunit: MTPARRHTQMIKAALAGAASPQLDRQHANAYEMQLIQLLEHSRTLKGIQSIERKIDAKRAMLDDFTPWIQGVLQGDAGGQDDVLVTVMLWTLDTGDLADAFNMADYVIRHGLNTPDQYERSAATLIAEEVAENAIKLQDVGDGPSLGLLSAYLNLLKDSDMFDQVRAKLHKAVGRACYAEGLKDEAAEHYRRAIELHDKVGLKKDLEVLEREIKKQKAAELPVASDVSAASVTAPAIAEASPKPEQEQEQEQTTEQPAPATGEAS; this comes from the coding sequence ATGACACCAGCCCGCCGCCATACGCAAATGATCAAGGCCGCCCTCGCCGGGGCGGCCTCACCTCAACTCGACCGTCAGCACGCCAACGCCTACGAAATGCAGCTCATCCAGCTGCTGGAGCACAGCCGCACGCTCAAGGGGATCCAGAGCATCGAGCGGAAAATCGATGCCAAGCGCGCCATGCTGGACGACTTCACCCCCTGGATACAGGGCGTGCTGCAGGGCGATGCCGGGGGTCAAGATGACGTGCTGGTCACTGTCATGCTCTGGACGCTCGACACCGGCGATCTGGCGGACGCGTTTAATATGGCCGACTACGTGATCCGCCACGGTCTGAACACCCCGGACCAGTACGAGCGCAGCGCCGCCACCCTGATCGCCGAAGAGGTGGCCGAGAACGCCATCAAACTGCAAGACGTGGGCGATGGCCCCAGTCTCGGCCTGCTCTCTGCTTACCTCAATCTGCTGAAAGACTCGGACATGTTCGACCAGGTGCGCGCCAAGCTGCACAAGGCGGTGGGCCGCGCCTGCTATGCCGAGGGGCTCAAGGATGAAGCGGCCGAGCACTACCGCCGCGCCATCGAGCTCCACGACAAAGTGGGCCTGAAAAAAGATCTGGAGGTGCTGGAGCGGGAAATTAAAAAGCAGAAAGCCGCAGAACTGCCAGTCGCCAGCGACGTGAGCGCAGCCTCTGTTACGGCACCGGCTATCGCCGAGGCCAGCCCCAAACCAGAGCAAGAGCAAGAGCAAGAGCAAACCACCGAACAGCCAGCCCCCGCCACCGGCGAGGCCAGCTAA
- a CDS encoding phage major capsid protein, P2 family has translation MRTQTREKFNAYTAQVAQLSAVASAVQMFTVEPSVQQTLETKMQDSVAFLGMINLIPVDELKGEKVGIGISGTIAGRTDTSADKERDPSNPTALQNHKYECHQTNFDTYITYGTLDAWAKFPDFQIRVRDAILTRQGLDRIMIGFNGVSAAATTNRTTNPLLQDVNIGWVKLTKTDAPAQVISEVTAASGKIHVNATKGDYKNLDALVYDLVSEKIAPWYADDTDLVVLVGRKLLSDKYFPIISDAADNQNALAGQVLVSQKQIGGLKAIRVPFVPDGTLIVTKLSNLSIYYQLEGRRRMVEEVPKKNRIVNWESSNDAYVVEDYDCIAIAENITFEAKA, from the coding sequence ATGCGTACTCAAACCCGCGAAAAATTCAATGCCTACACCGCCCAGGTGGCCCAACTCTCCGCCGTGGCCTCGGCCGTGCAGATGTTCACCGTCGAGCCATCCGTCCAGCAAACGCTGGAAACCAAGATGCAAGACTCTGTCGCGTTCCTCGGCATGATCAACCTGATCCCGGTCGATGAGCTCAAGGGCGAAAAAGTCGGCATCGGCATCAGCGGCACCATCGCCGGGCGCACCGACACCAGCGCAGACAAAGAGCGCGACCCGTCCAACCCGACCGCGCTGCAAAATCACAAATACGAGTGTCACCAGACAAATTTTGACACCTACATCACCTACGGCACGCTGGACGCCTGGGCCAAATTCCCCGACTTCCAGATCCGGGTACGTGATGCCATCCTGACCCGTCAGGGCCTCGACCGCATCATGATCGGCTTCAACGGCGTCAGCGCCGCCGCCACCACCAACCGCACCACCAACCCGCTGCTGCAGGATGTCAACATCGGTTGGGTTAAGCTCACCAAGACCGACGCCCCGGCCCAAGTGATCAGCGAAGTCACCGCCGCCAGCGGCAAGATCCACGTCAACGCCACCAAAGGGGACTATAAAAACCTCGACGCGCTGGTTTACGACCTGGTCAGCGAGAAGATCGCGCCCTGGTACGCCGACGACACCGATCTGGTGGTGCTGGTTGGCCGCAAGCTGCTCTCCGACAAATACTTCCCCATCATCAGCGATGCCGCAGACAATCAGAACGCGCTCGCCGGTCAGGTGCTGGTCAGCCAGAAGCAGATCGGCGGCCTCAAGGCCATCCGCGTCCCGTTCGTGCCGGACGGCACCCTCATCGTGACCAAACTCTCCAACCTGTCGATCTACTACCAGCTGGAAGGCCGCCGCCGCATGGTCGAAGAGGTGCCGAAGAAAAACCGCATCGTGAACTGGGAGTCCAGCAACGACGCCTATGTGGTCGAGGATTACGACTGCATCGCCATCGCCGAAAACATCACGTTTGAAGCCAAGGCGTAA
- a CDS encoding GPO family capsid scaffolding protein, translated as MSGQTTDGRNISADWLLQAAANYNPEKYGARVNLEHYRGIVPDGPFRAYGDVLALSTETITMDGQEKVVLLADIAPNADLLALNKAGQKVYTSIELDLDFAGSGQAYLVGLAVTDSPASLGTEMLKFAAGQGDANPLASRKQRPENLFSSAIETEIELTEADQPGLLERVKAMFKKDKAATGASFTEVHQAVEHIAGEVASQGEQFAASVAKLEGLLDEQKAALAQQAQKLSDLRAELESTENLTHEQLPPAAGGAVTALTDC; from the coding sequence ATGTCCGGGCAAACCACGGACGGGCGCAACATCAGCGCGGACTGGCTGCTGCAGGCCGCCGCCAACTACAACCCCGAGAAATATGGCGCCCGCGTCAATCTCGAACACTATCGCGGCATCGTCCCCGATGGCCCGTTCCGCGCCTACGGCGACGTGCTGGCCCTCTCCACCGAAACCATCACCATGGATGGGCAAGAGAAGGTGGTGTTGCTGGCCGATATCGCCCCCAACGCTGACCTGCTCGCCCTCAATAAGGCCGGGCAAAAGGTCTACACCTCCATCGAGCTGGATCTGGACTTCGCCGGCAGCGGTCAGGCGTACCTGGTCGGCCTCGCCGTCACCGATAGCCCAGCCAGTCTTGGCACCGAAATGCTCAAGTTCGCCGCCGGTCAAGGTGACGCCAACCCGCTGGCCAGCCGCAAGCAGCGCCCGGAAAACCTGTTCAGCTCGGCCATCGAAACCGAGATCGAACTGACCGAAGCAGACCAGCCAGGCCTGCTCGAGCGCGTCAAAGCCATGTTCAAAAAAGACAAAGCCGCCACCGGCGCCAGCTTCACCGAAGTACACCAAGCCGTTGAACACATCGCCGGTGAAGTCGCCAGCCAGGGCGAGCAGTTCGCCGCCAGCGTTGCCAAGCTCGAAGGCCTGCTCGATGAGCAAAAAGCCGCGCTGGCCCAGCAGGCGCAAAAACTCAGCGACCTGCGCGCCGAGCTCGAATCCACTGAAAACCTGACCCACGAACAGCTCCCGCCCGCCGCCGGCGGTGCCGTCACCGCCCTGACCGACTGCTAA
- a CDS encoding phage portal protein codes for MSRKRRYRSNPPAAVPAAAPAPMQAFTFGDPLPVLSQREVFDYLEAMHNGKWYEPPLSLSGLARVYRGAVHHAAAIQLKRNILRSGFIPHPKLSLADFTGLALDYLVFGNGYLRRVNNRLGQAMRYERMHAKYTRRGYDDLSRYWWIAEPAREVELARGEVLHVYEDDINQGVYGIPDYVAVLNSALLNESATLFRRKYYENGSHAGFILYMTDSLHNESDISNLRQAMRDSKGPGNFRNLFMYAPNGKKDGLQLIPVSEVAAKDDFFNIKSATRDDQLAAHRVPPTLLGVVPQNAGGFGDAIKAAQVLDANELDSLRRSLESLNQLAGEEIIRFDPYKLALEAMAS; via the coding sequence ATGAGCCGCAAGCGCCGCTATCGTTCTAACCCTCCGGCCGCTGTGCCGGCTGCTGCGCCTGCGCCAATGCAGGCGTTTACCTTCGGGGATCCGCTGCCGGTGCTCAGCCAGCGCGAGGTGTTTGATTATCTGGAGGCGATGCACAACGGCAAATGGTATGAGCCGCCGCTGTCGCTCAGTGGGCTGGCGCGGGTGTATCGCGGGGCGGTGCATCATGCGGCGGCCATCCAGCTCAAGCGCAACATCCTGCGCTCTGGGTTTATCCCGCATCCCAAGCTGAGCCTGGCGGATTTCACCGGGCTGGCGCTGGATTATCTGGTGTTTGGCAATGGCTATCTGCGGCGGGTGAATAACCGGCTGGGTCAGGCGATGCGCTATGAGCGGATGCATGCCAAGTACACCCGGCGCGGGTATGACGACCTGAGCCGCTATTGGTGGATCGCCGAGCCAGCGCGGGAGGTTGAGCTGGCGCGCGGCGAGGTGCTGCATGTGTATGAGGACGATATCAATCAGGGGGTGTATGGCATCCCGGATTATGTGGCGGTGCTCAATTCGGCGCTGCTCAATGAGTCGGCGACGTTGTTCCGGCGCAAATACTATGAGAACGGCAGCCATGCCGGGTTCATCCTCTACATGACCGACTCGCTGCATAATGAGAGCGATATCAGCAATCTTCGGCAGGCGATGCGCGACAGCAAAGGGCCGGGCAACTTCCGAAATTTGTTTATGTACGCGCCGAACGGGAAGAAGGATGGCTTGCAGCTGATCCCGGTCAGCGAAGTGGCCGCCAAGGATGACTTTTTCAACATCAAATCGGCGACCCGGGATGACCAGCTTGCGGCGCATCGGGTGCCGCCCACGCTGCTGGGGGTGGTGCCGCAAAACGCGGGCGGGTTTGGTGATGCCATCAAGGCCGCCCAGGTGCTGGACGCCAACGAACTGGACAGCCTGCGGCGGTCGCTCGAATCGCTCAATCAGCTGGCCGGGGAGGAGATCATCCGGTTTGACCCGTACAAGCTGGCCCTGGAGGCGATGGCCAGCTGA
- a CDS encoding 3'-5' exoribonuclease — protein MNNVMLDLETMGSGPDAAIVTIGAVFFDPLTGELGAEFEAHIALTDSAKYGVMEPDTVLWWLGQSDEARAAIMPSTKHSSLRESLLDLFEWMHGGDQGSKPGLQVWGNGASFDNVILRHACNAAKAPCGWGYWNDRDVRTIVDLGRTLLGFDPKRDMPFEGVAHRALDDAKHQARYVSAIYQRMQAAINGCGMVAAGEGRTG, from the coding sequence ATGAATAACGTAATGCTGGATCTGGAAACCATGGGCAGCGGGCCAGACGCGGCCATCGTCACCATCGGGGCCGTGTTCTTTGACCCGCTGACCGGTGAACTGGGCGCCGAGTTCGAGGCGCATATCGCTCTGACCGACAGCGCCAAATATGGCGTGATGGAGCCAGACACCGTGCTGTGGTGGCTGGGGCAGAGTGATGAAGCCCGCGCGGCCATCATGCCATCTACGAAGCACAGCTCGTTGAGAGAGTCGCTGCTGGATCTGTTCGAATGGATGCATGGCGGAGATCAAGGAAGCAAGCCGGGGTTGCAGGTTTGGGGCAACGGGGCCAGCTTTGACAACGTGATCCTGCGTCACGCCTGCAATGCCGCGAAAGCCCCCTGCGGCTGGGGGTATTGGAACGACCGTGACGTGCGCACCATCGTTGATCTCGGGCGCACCCTGCTGGGATTTGACCCGAAAAGAGACATGCCATTCGAGGGCGTGGCCCATCGCGCGCTGGACGATGCCAAGCACCAAGCCCGCTACGTCAGCGCCATCTATCAGCGGATGCAGGCTGCGATCAATGGATGCGGAATGGTTGCGGCTGGGGAAGGTCGAACAGGGTGA